One stretch of Alkalinema sp. FACHB-956 DNA includes these proteins:
- a CDS encoding type II toxin-antitoxin system HicB family antitoxin — protein sequence MHNPYTMVIQWSALQQSYVVFLPDFAGVVHQPCATGRTFAEAAHQGQQALHVLIEHLEDCGLALPIPQNYSYPLQVA from the coding sequence ATGCACAATCCCTACACGATGGTTATCCAATGGTCTGCTTTACAACAAAGCTACGTCGTCTTTTTGCCTGATTTTGCAGGCGTTGTTCACCAACCCTGTGCCACAGGTCGCACCTTTGCAGAGGCAGCCCACCAGGGACAACAAGCCCTCCACGTCTTGATTGAGCACCTCGAAGACTGTGGGTTAGCCTTGCCTATCCCCCAAAATTATTCCTATCCCCTGCAAGTTGCCTAA